The Amycolatopsis nigrescens CSC17Ta-90 genomic interval TCCACCTGGCCAGCTGCAGCCAGGGGGCGCTTTCCGGTGAGCTGACCGCGGCGCTGGCCGAGCTGACCCACGACCTGCGCCGGCACGGCGCGCCGTGGCAGCGCTGGATGGCCGAGGTGGAGCGGGCAAGGCAGGGCGTCGCCGAGCTGATCAACGCGTCTCCCGCAGAGATCGCCGTGGTGTCCTGCGCTTCGGAGGGCGCCTACCAGGTGGCGTCGACACTCGACTGGTCCGAGCGGCCGCGGGTGGTCACCACGGACATGGAGTTCCCGTCCATCGGCCACGTCTGGCTCGGCCAGTCCGCCCGCGGCGCGGAGCCGGTGCACCTTCCCGAGACCGGCGCCGGGGTGGACGCCGAAGACCTGCTCGGCGCCATCGACGAGCGGACCGCGCTGGTGTCGGTGCCGATCGCGTCCTACCGCAACGGGGCGCGGCTGCCGGTGCGGGAAGCGGTGGCGCGGGCGCGGCGGCTCGGCGCCCGCAGCTTCGTGGACGCGTACCAGGCGGCCGGGGTGCTCCCGGTGGACGTGCGCGAGCTGGGCTGCGACTACCTGGTCACCGGCGCGCTGAAGTACCTGCTCGGCCTGCCCGGAATCGCCTTCCTGTACGTCAGGTCCGGCCTCACCGACCAGGTGCCGCCACAGCTGACCGGCTGGTTCGGCCGCCGCGACCCGTTCGCCTTCGACCCGAGGCGGCTCGACTTCCCCGCCGAGGCGCGCAGGTTCGAGACCGGCACCCCGGCGATCCCGGCGGCCTACGCCGCGAACGCCGGCCTGCGCTTACTGTCCAGAGTGGACATACGACGGGTGGAACGGCACGTGGACGAGCTGGCGGTGGAGCTGACCGGGCGGCTGCGGGAGGCGGGCGAGCGGGTATGGGCGCCCGCCGGGCCCACGCTCGGGCCCCAGGTCGCGCTGGCCGACGACGACCCGAACCGGCTGGCGGACTTCCTCGCCGACCGCCGCGTGTTCGCCGCCGCCCGCGGCCAGGTGCTGCGCTTTTCCTTCCACTACTACAACAACTCCGCCGACATCGACGCGCTCTGCACCGCGCTCGCCGACTACCGGTCCTTACGCTGACGACGCCGGGAGACGAAGTGGTAGGCGACCACGAGCACCGCGAAGTACGGCAGTCCGGCCATCCACGCGGTGTCCAGCCCGTCCACGAAGACGGTGGACACCAGGATGGCGGCCAGGAACAGCGCGGCCAGCATCGAGGTCCACGGCGCACCCCACAGCCGCACCCGCCCCACCGGCAGCCCGGCCGCCTTCCTGGTGCGGCGGAACGCCCAGTGCGTGACGAGGATCAGGATCCAGACCACCAGTGCGCCGAACACCGACACCCCGAACAGCGCCAGGTAGGCGGCGTTCTGCTGGCGCACCGAAAGCACCGCGGCCAGCGCCAGTCCGGCCGCGGACAGCAGCAGCGCGTTGCGCGGCACGCCCGAACCGCTGAGCCTGCCGAGCCACTTCGGCGCGTAGCCGTCCGCGGAAAGCGAGTGCAGCATCCGCGTGACCAGGTACATGTTCGTGTTGGCGCTGGACAGCGCGGCGGTCACCACCACGAAGTTGAGCACGGTCGCGGCCGCCGGGATACCGGCCCCGGCGAACACCTTCACGAACGGGCTCGCGGTGATCCCGCCGCCGGCCGCGATCTCGGGCCACGGCACCACGGTCAGCACCACCGCGATGGCCAGCACGTAGAACAGGGTAAGCCGGAGCACCATCCGGCGGGCCGCCTTCGGGATGTCCCGCACCGGGTTCTCCGACTCCGCCGCGGTCACCGCGACCACCTCCGTGCCGAGGTAGCTGAACAGCACGAACACCATGGCCAGGAACAGCCCGGACAGCCCGTTCGGCAGGAAGCCACCGTGCGCGGTCAGGTTGGCCAGCCCGGTGGCCGGCGCTTCCGGCAGCCCGACCGTGATCAGCACCAGGCCGAGCAGCACGAACACCACGATCGCGACGACCTTGATCATCGCCAGCCAGTACTCCATGGTGCCGAACAGCCGCACCACCGCCGCGTTCGCGCCGAGCACCACCAGGGAGAACACCACCACCGGCAGCCACAGCGGCAGGTCCGGCCACCAGAACTGCACGTAGATCCCGGCCGCGACCACCTCGCCGCCGATCGCGATGATCTGGATCGAGCCGTAGGTCCAGCGCTGCACGAACCCGGCCAGCGGGCCGAGATAGCGCTGCGCGATGGCACCGAAGGAACCGGCCTCCGGATGCACCACCACCATCTCGGCCAGCGCCCAGGCGAGCACGAACGCGGCCAGCGCGCAGGCGACGTAGGCCAGGATGGTGGCCGGGCCTGCCTGGGAGATGGCCAGCCCGGAGCCGAGGAACAGCCCGGTGCCGATCGCGCCGCCGAGCCCGATCATGGACAGCTGCCGTCCGGTCAGCAGCCGGCGCAGGCCGGTCGTCCGCGCAGGTCCGACCTCGGTAGTGTCCTCAGTGGACATCAAGCTCTCTCCCCGTCGAGCCGGTCACCCGATCGGCGCTGGCTCCGCCGAAACCGGCCTGTTTCACTTGCCCTAAAAGATTTGAGGCAGTCTGCGACCATGGCCCGCGACTGTCAATGTCTTCGGGAGCGCCACCAGGAGGGTTGTTCATGCCCGTGCTGACCGATCTGCTCGCCGCGCTCGGCGCTGGACGGGTCGAGGTCGTCGACCTGACCTCGCCGTTGAGCCAGGACACCCCGGTGCTGCAGCTGCCGGCGCCGTTCGCGAACACGATCTCGTTCCGGCTGGAGGAGCTCAGCCACTACGACGACCGGGGCCCCGCCTGGTACTGGAACGACATCCACACCGGTGAGCACACCGGCACCCACTTCGACGCGCCGGTGCACTGGGTGACCGGCCGCGAGGGTGAGGACGTCGCGCAGGTGGCGCCCGGCAAGCTGATCGCACCCGCCGTGGTGCTCGACTTCGCCGACATCGCCGACGGCGATCCGGACTTCCTGCTCGGCGTGGAGCACGTGCGGGCCTGGGAGTCCGAGCACGGGCCGCTGCCGGACGGCGGCTGGCTGCTCTACCGCACCGGCTGGGACGCACACGCCGCAAGTCAGGACGAGTTCCTCAACGATGGGCACAGTCCCGGCATTTCGGTCGAATGCGCCCGCTGGCTGGCCGAAGAGACTTCGATCCTCGGGCTCGGAGTGGAGACGGTCGGCACCGACGCCGGTGCCGCGCCGGGGTTCGAACCGCCGTTCCCCTGCCATTCCTTCCTGCTCGGCGCCGGGAAGTACGGGCTGACCCAGCTGCGGAACCTGGCCGCGCTGCCGCCGACCGGGGTGCTGCTGGTCGCCACCCCGCTGCCGATCGTCGGCGGCTCCGGCAGCCCGGCCCGCGTGCTCGCGCTGGTGGAGCGGTGAGCACCGGCACGGTCGCCGAGCTCGTCGGTCGCACGCTGACCGGGCTCGGCGTGCGCCAGGTGTTCGGCGTGGTGGGCAGCGGCAACTTCCACTTCACCAACGCGCTGGTGGCCGGCGGCGCGCGGTTCGTGGCGGCAAGGCACGAATGCGGCGCCGCCACCATGGCCGACGCCTTCGCCAGGACCAGCGACCAGGTCGGCGTGCTTTCGGTGCACCAGGGACCCGGCCTGACCAACGCGATGACCGGGATCGCCGAAGCCGCGAAGAGCCGCACCCCGTTGCTCGTGCTGAGCGCGGAAGTGACCTCGCCGCTCTCGAACTTCGCGGTGGACCAGGAGGCACTGGCCACCGCGGTCGGCGCGGTCGCCGAGCGGGTGCACTCCGCGGCGACGGCGGAAAGGGATCTGCGGCAGGCGTTCCGGCGGGCCGGCCGCGAACGTCGCACGGTGCTGCTCAACCTGCCGCTGGACGTGCTGGCCGCACCCGCCGAGCCGGCGGGTACCCCGGTGCGCGCAGAGCCGCCCCGGCAGCCGCTGGCGCCCGAGTCCCGCACCGAG includes:
- a CDS encoding aminotransferase class V-fold PLP-dependent enzyme; this encodes MATPKLTAAQFRDCFPPLSDSVHLASCSQGALSGELTAALAELTHDLRRHGAPWQRWMAEVERARQGVAELINASPAEIAVVSCASEGAYQVASTLDWSERPRVVTTDMEFPSIGHVWLGQSARGAEPVHLPETGAGVDAEDLLGAIDERTALVSVPIASYRNGARLPVREAVARARRLGARSFVDAYQAAGVLPVDVRELGCDYLVTGALKYLLGLPGIAFLYVRSGLTDQVPPQLTGWFGRRDPFAFDPRRLDFPAEARRFETGTPAIPAAYAANAGLRLLSRVDIRRVERHVDELAVELTGRLREAGERVWAPAGPTLGPQVALADDDPNRLADFLADRRVFAAARGQVLRFSFHYYNNSADIDALCTALADYRSLR
- a CDS encoding amino acid permease; protein product: MSTEDTTEVGPARTTGLRRLLTGRQLSMIGLGGAIGTGLFLGSGLAISQAGPATILAYVACALAAFVLAWALAEMVVVHPEAGSFGAIAQRYLGPLAGFVQRWTYGSIQIIAIGGEVVAAGIYVQFWWPDLPLWLPVVVFSLVVLGANAAVVRLFGTMEYWLAMIKVVAIVVFVLLGLVLITVGLPEAPATGLANLTAHGGFLPNGLSGLFLAMVFVLFSYLGTEVVAVTAAESENPVRDIPKAARRMVLRLTLFYVLAIAVVLTVVPWPEIAAGGGITASPFVKVFAGAGIPAAATVLNFVVVTAALSSANTNMYLVTRMLHSLSADGYAPKWLGRLSGSGVPRNALLLSAAGLALAAVLSVRQQNAAYLALFGVSVFGALVVWILILVTHWAFRRTRKAAGLPVGRVRLWGAPWTSMLAALFLAAILVSTVFVDGLDTAWMAGLPYFAVLVVAYHFVSRRRQRKDR
- a CDS encoding cyclase family protein; amino-acid sequence: MPVLTDLLAALGAGRVEVVDLTSPLSQDTPVLQLPAPFANTISFRLEELSHYDDRGPAWYWNDIHTGEHTGTHFDAPVHWVTGREGEDVAQVAPGKLIAPAVVLDFADIADGDPDFLLGVEHVRAWESEHGPLPDGGWLLYRTGWDAHAASQDEFLNDGHSPGISVECARWLAEETSILGLGVETVGTDAGAAPGFEPPFPCHSFLLGAGKYGLTQLRNLAALPPTGVLLVATPLPIVGGSGSPARVLALVER